In Patagioenas fasciata isolate bPatFas1 chromosome 2, bPatFas1.hap1, whole genome shotgun sequence, a single window of DNA contains:
- the NAPG gene encoding gamma-soluble NSF attachment protein, with protein MAAQKINEALEHIAKAEKYLKTGFLKWKPDYDSAATEYGKAAVAFKNAKQFDQAREACLREAEAHENNKALFHAAKAYEQAGMMLKEMQRLPEAVQLIEKASMMYLENGTPDTAAIALERAGKLIENVSPEKAVQLYQQAASVFENEERLRQALEMLGKASRLLVRGRRLDEAALSLQKEKSIYKEIENYPTCYKKTIAQVLVHLHRNDYVAAERCVRESYSIPGFNGSEDCAALEQLLEGYDQQDQDQVSEVCNLPLFKYMDNDYAKLGLTLVVPGGGIKKKSPNAAQDKARGPAAVGSHADEEEDEYSGGLC; from the exons ATGGCGGCGCAGAAGATTAACGAGGCGCTGGAGCACATCGCGAAAGCGGAGAAATA CCTGAAAACTGGGTTCTTAAAGTGGAAACCAGATTATGACAGCGCAGCTACCGAATATGGGAAGGCAG CTGTTGCTTTTAAGAATGCCAAGCAGTTTGACCAGGCAAGGGAAGCCTGTTTACGGGAAGCTGAGGCGCATGAAAACAATAAAGC TCTCTTCCATGCTGCCAA agcTTATGAACAAGCTGGCATGATGCTAAAG GAGATGCAGAGGCTCCCTGAAGCGGTTCAGCTGATCGAGAAAGCCAGTATGATGTACCTGGAGAATGGGACACCAGATACAGCAGCGATTGCTCTGGAACGGGCTGGAAA GTTAATAGAAAATGTGAGCCCTGAGAAGGCTGTGCAGCTCTATCAGCAAGCAGCGTCAGTGTTTGAA AATGAAGAACGCTTACGGCAAGCATTAGAAATGCTAGGAAAGGCTTCAAGACTTCTAGTCAGAGGACGCAG attagatGAAGCTGCATTAtcccttcaaaaggaaaaaagtatttatAAGGAAATTGAAAATTACCCAACATGCTATAAG AAAACTATTGCTCAAGTCTTAGTTCATCTTCACAGAAATGATTATGTTGCTGCAGAAAGATGTGTGAGGGAAAGCTATAG TATACCAGGATTTAATGGAAGTGAAGACTGTGCAGCACTAGAGCAACTTTTAGAAGGGTATGACCAGCAAGATCAGGATCAAGTTTCAGAAGTCTGTAATTTGCCACTCTTCAAATACATGGACAATGAT TATGCCAAGCTTGGTCTTACCTTGGTGGTCCCAGGAGGTGGAATCAAGAAGAAATCACCAAACGCTGCACAAGACAAAGCAAGAGGACCAGCCGCAGTGGGCTCTCatgctgatgaggaagaggatgaaTATTCTGGCGGACTGTGCTAG